The following coding sequences lie in one Arachis stenosperma cultivar V10309 chromosome 5, arast.V10309.gnm1.PFL2, whole genome shotgun sequence genomic window:
- the LOC130980303 gene encoding protein FD, with product MEEVWKDINLASLNDHSTRPSSSSSSSSSAAAFIFQDFLARPFTINTTTNSDPPPSPSPSPSPLSPAPPQSLTALSLGSHHRPINRNHHHHPHHNPFGHHPHPAAPSPPSTTKLPYSSSPLFDTLPSSSSLPCFATANRFPETSSDPAPTLDRRNKRMIKNRESAARSRARKQAYTSELQLKVDHLLEENARLKRQQQKLCEAAVLNHQQKKKSALYRTFTAPF from the exons ATGGAAGAGGTGTGGAAGGACATCAACCTCGCTTCTTTGAACGACCACAGCACCAGaccctcttcttcttcctcctcctcctcctccgccGCCGCCTTCATCTTCCAAGACTTCCTCGCCCGTCCCTTCACCATTAACACCACCACCAACTCCGATCCTCCACCCTCGCCCTCTCCATCCCCCTCTCCCTTATCTCCTGCACCGCCGCAATCCCTCACTGCTCTCAGCCTCGGTTCTCATCATCGCCCTATTAACCGCAACCACCATCACCATCCTCATCATAATCCCTTCGGCCATCACCCTCATCCTGCTGCACCATCACCTCCCTCCACTACCAAGCTTCCTTACTCTTCTTCACCATTATTTGACACCCttccttcctcttcttctctccCCTGCTTCGCCACAGCTAACAGGTTTCCTGAAACCTCCTCTGATCCCGCCCCTACCCTCGACCGCCGCAACAAGCGCATGATTAAGAATCGTGAATCTGCTGCTCGATCACGCGCTAGAAAA CAGGCATATACGAGCGAGTTGCAGCTTAAAGTGGATCACTTGCTGGAAGAGAATGCAAGACTCAAGAGGCAGCAACAAAAG CTATGTGAGGCAGCAGTGTTGAATCATcagcaaaagaagaagagtgCCCTGTACCGAACATTTACAGCACCATTTTGA